One Mycobacterium dioxanotrophicus DNA window includes the following coding sequences:
- a CDS encoding phosphoadenosine phosphosulfate reductase domain-containing protein, which yields MTASIERHTGTLTTGDVPDLRCYDVILVNSSAGKDSQASLDVVVHAARQAEVLHRVVVVHADLGEAEWDGVPELAAEHAAHYGLRFELARRERDGALYTILDHVQQRGMWPSASQRWCTSDFKRGPIRKVMTKLVAELRDSGQITGRPVHLLNVMGLRAEESSARARRLAYSPNTAASNGRRRVDDWYPIHHWSTTQVWERIRAAGTRPHRAYIDGMSRLSCRFCVLASRADLVCSARLNPELARRYAQVEAETGHRFRADLSMADIVAESQAGQQGAFIALADLHPLGA from the coding sequence ATGACCGCTTCCATCGAACGCCACACCGGAACGCTGACCACCGGCGACGTGCCCGACCTGCGTTGCTACGACGTGATTCTGGTCAATTCCAGCGCTGGAAAGGACTCCCAGGCCAGCCTCGACGTGGTGGTCCACGCCGCCCGCCAGGCCGAAGTGCTGCACCGCGTCGTCGTGGTCCACGCCGATCTGGGCGAGGCCGAATGGGACGGGGTGCCCGAACTCGCCGCCGAGCACGCCGCCCACTACGGCCTGCGATTCGAACTGGCCCGACGCGAACGCGACGGAGCCCTCTACACGATCCTGGACCACGTTCAGCAGCGCGGAATGTGGCCCAGCGCCTCCCAGCGATGGTGCACATCGGATTTCAAACGCGGCCCGATCCGCAAGGTGATGACCAAGCTGGTCGCCGAACTGCGCGACAGCGGCCAGATCACCGGGCGCCCCGTGCACCTGCTCAACGTCATGGGCCTTCGCGCAGAGGAGAGCAGCGCCCGCGCCCGCCGACTCGCATACTCCCCCAACACCGCCGCCTCCAACGGACGCCGCCGCGTCGATGACTGGTATCCCATCCACCACTGGTCCACCACCCAGGTCTGGGAGCGCATCCGCGCCGCCGGCACCCGCCCACACCGCGCCTACATCGACGGCATGTCGCGCCTGTCGTGCAGGTTCTGCGTCCTGGCCTCCCGCGCCGACCTGGTGTGCTCAGCCCGCCTGAACCCCGAGCTGGCCCGCCGCTACGCCCAGGTCGAAGCCGAGACCGGGCACCGCTTCCGCGCCGACCTGTCGATGGCCGACATCGTCGCCGAATCCCAAGCAGGCCAGCAGGGCGCATTCATCGCGCTTGCTGACCTGCACCCCCTCGGGGCATGA